The genomic stretch ACCAACTTGCATTCATGAAAAGTACTCTagaaggaaagaaaataGCTGTATTTGGTTTAGGGGATCAGATTACATATTCTGAAAACTATGCTGATGCGACTGGTGAGCTCTTCGATGTCTTCGATAGCCTCGGTTGCCAAATGCTGGGTTTATGGAGCCGAGAAGGCTACGCAATTAAAGCATCGAAGAGTATTAGGGACGGAAAATTCTGCGGCTTGCTTCTGGATGAAGTCAATCAAGAGGAACTTACGGCTGAGCGTATCGAGAGATGGGTGGCCCAGCTGAAAGACGAAGGTATCTTAGGCAGCAAAAAAGCCTCATCTCTGCCTACTATCTCCCCCGAAATTACGCCTCATCCTCCTAGTACGATGCCCCCGATTTTTAACTACGATGCAGATGCATTAAAAGGTTCTTCAATGAATGAAGAGCAGACCGAAACTGAAAGGCTGATCGAATATCGCGAATTagaaagaaattcgtttgaagaaaaagaaagggTTCGCTCGTCAGATGACTTTACACCTCATTTTAATCCATTTACGGGCAGGACCATGTGGACGAGCGCTGATGGACGTACATCGTATGTCACCGTTAAGGATCCTACGTCTACCCAAAGCAAACTCTCGTCCTAAAAAACCATACAGTTAGTAGAATATCTCAAAGGTACAAGACATCCGCCTGAGGAGGCATGCTGTCGCGAGCCGCATCAAACTTTAGATGATTTATTTGGAAGGCTTTAACGTAAAGACCTTGTGCAATGTAGCTGTCATCTAATTTAGACTTCAAACACAGGCTATTGATGAGTACTCTATTACCTTGGTGAGTGCTTTTTTTGCAATTGACGGGCATCTTCATCGGGAGCAGTTGGAGTGGAGAGGAAACCGTTGATAGCGACACCTTTTCTTGAGACATCAAATTAGAAAGTTAGactcttgactgtgagacatCAAATTAGAAAGTTAGACTCTTGACACAGTCAGGTCCCGGAACGAAAAAAGACAAACTGTAATCATGAACTCAAGGTAATCCTTGTTGCCAGGATAAAAGGTCATTGTGTCTATCAAAATAGATGCCTCTTCCAATCATGGCCCAAGTCACGATATGAATGACCTTTATTAAATACCTAAATAAATAAAGGATCATCATTAATTACTCGTGACTACCATAGTCATTTGCTCATAATAACGTAGTTTTTGGGCACTGCTCGAGTTTTCCTAGAGATCGCACAGGGGTAAACTAATTTCTACCGGACACAAGTCGTATAATTCTCCATGGCGCtttcaccgtcaatccaCAGTCAGCTGCTTCCACCGTGGGCGACCATGAGCGACAGCGAGAAGGAGACGGAACCATCTTCGGATGTTGCAAGCGCATCAAGTCTCCCTCCTCTTCTCCTCGACGAAGGTGGGGATTACGCTGTTGGAGAACCCGTAGGAAGTAGTCTTTACATGTACCGTGATTTCAGCACCGtcaacgaggacgatgaagatgcACCAGATATTCCGCCGCCTACCCCGAGCACTCGTGGAAACATGGAAACTTCAATTCGGGTCCAAAAGTTTCCTGTAAAACTGTATGCGATTTTAGCTCAAAGGGAGTTTAACGACATTATCGCATGGATGCCGCATGGTCGTGCTTGGAAAGTGTTGAAACCTAGTATGTTTGAAAGCATGGTTATGCCCCTGTTTTTCGAGTATAGCAATTACCATTCATTCAATCGCTTGGTTAACGCATGGAGCTTTCGCCGAGTAAGCTCGGGGTCTGATCGAGGAGCATATTATCATGAGGTACATGGAATTTGAATAAGCTATGTTTTGTGTGTAAGAGAATATTGCGTCGTACCCTACTAACTCATCGTTCATTTCGCCATAATTCAGTTGTTTCTTCGTGGCAGACCACACCTGCAAAAGTATATGAGACGTTTGCCAAAGACGCATAAAAAACAGCCCATGAAGAAAGGAAACGAGCCAGACTTCTATGTTTTGGACAAGGTGAAGCCGCTACCGGCCTTGGAAGATGCACCAGTTCCGGCTGTCGCAGCAACAAATATGACAATGCAAGCCCAAGCGCATACTCAGATGCATCAACCGCGGCAGGCGAGCTCATATCACACACAATCGCAAAGTGGTCCACAGCATATTAATATTGTGACTCCTCCGCATCCGTCGACGGACCTCATGCAAAAGTCATGTATTGGTCGGGCTCGGCTCTCGTCAAGCTACGATACCCAGCCGTACAGTACTCCTGAATATGCGATGCCACAAGTTGATGAGTATGACATGTATCCCCAGATGGATCATTGTCATTCTTTCAATCATATCTCAATGCAGGTTGTGCCACCTCCTCAGAGTGGAGGCATGGTGGGGTTTGCCGGTCCTCAGATGCAGCAGAATACCAGCATACGAGGAATTCATGGTCTCAGTATGCGCCAGCCTCAGTCGTACCGTCCGGCGCCTCCGACAATGGAATCGGTGCATTCTGAGCAAAGGCATGTGTCCGACTTTTCTCCCCACACCATGCAACAGCCGACTGTTCAGCCACAGCATCATACAAACGATCCACAACCATTGCAGAGACATGCGCTAATCACACATCAGCACTCGGACGATTATTACAACTACCAGCAGCAAATGAAGCACATGCAACGGCTCCAGGCACAACAACAAAGTATATACCACGAAAGAGGACCTCCAATTAATGGAATGCGTTCAAGTTCGCCCGCGCAAACGATGAACATACCGCAAGGAGACTACATCGGTGTCCATCGTCCACAAGCCCAGCGTCCGCAGTGTTGAATTTGAATAGTATTTACAGAGCCAGTACGGGATGCGAATTTATTCATAACTAAATGTAGGCAGTATTTCTTGTGTAAACTTCGATTCCATAAAAAGATTGTTGACGTTGCGATTTTTTTCTTAAGCACCTTAAAGTATAAATGGTGCTCCTTGGTATCGACTTGTTGATACTATTGTAAGAGATGAGGAACTGACCTTCATGGTATATTCTATTGGGTAGTAAAGGAAATTTATGGGCATGGGAATTGTTATGAATGGGTTGCGTGTTCGCGTACCATAGAATTTTGACAGAGAACCAAGGAGCACTATCCCCAACCACATCTTTCGACCGCGTCACATTTCAGGTATGTCAGGCATAATCACTCGTTCCTTGAAATATTGGAGGGGGATGGCAGAGCTGGGGATAGTAGCTTTGGTAGGGAACGCCCAAATTGCTTTTATGGCCTAATGCAAAACCAAGGTTCCTGTCAAGAATATTACAGGGAACATTAAGTACTAGAGAGGAGGTTCCTTTGTGACTCTCTGTACAATATCTTGGAAAAACGAATCAACACTCTGGATGGGCGGGCGTACGAGCGACTGATCAAATTCGATACCAACAAAATTAGCTGACGGTTACAAATGAAGTTTGTCGCTTTTGGAGTCGCGAGAACGACtagactgactgtgagatctGTCCGTGGTTCATGTCCGGAGCCGAACCGAGACGACGcgtctttttgcttttttccgTCCAACAGTAAAAACAAAGGACTTTCCTTTCCCACAATCGAccaactcactgtcacatcTTTTCAAAATTCTTCTCTCACAGTAAATAGATGCTCTGATAGGGAGATGCCACCGACGTGTAAAAAATCGAAGACTAGTTCTTCAATAGAGACTGAAGTCTGGAGAGATGGCGTTGATAATGCGAGTCGTTCTCGTTTACGCCAAGAGCTTAACCTGTTGCACAGTGAGATGGAAATAGCTCAATATGGGAGGACGGTGAACGGGCAATTTCGAAAAAAAATGCCTAGAAAGCAATCTATTGTCCGAaccaaaaagcgaaaagACCTAGAAAAACGCGAAGCCAAGCAGCAGGAAATATTGGATGTAGTGGACACTTCACACAAACGACTTCGTGGCTCGAAAGCCGCTCAAGACTACAAAGTAATCGAAGGCAGTATTGTGTTTGGAACCAAAACCCAGGTAGAGACACAAGAAGAAGACGGTTTATCTGAGGTTTCAAAAGATGCAGGAGATGGGGAAAGGGAACACAATTTTGCTGAACCTAACGAAGGGGGTGAGTGTCCGGATACATATGAAAAAAGTGATATCGAGCACCCTGAAGAAGAAGTGGATAGTACCCACCTAGCCAAGGTTTCACCCCAGAAAACGTCTGGCTCTTCAGAACCGCGAAAGAGATCGCTTCATCGCCTCAAAAATTTCAAATCGCAACGTATGGCACACAAGCATGGCGATGCCCTAGGGGCTCACGCCCGTGGACAGTCGAAACTTGCTATCGAAAAGCTGAAGCAGGTTGCTCGGGAGGCGCCCTCTGCCCCACAAGTGTATTCATCGCTCGGAATGGTTTATGAAGACATTCTGAAAGAcagccgtcgtcggcatGAGACGGTAGATCGATGCCTCGATGATGACAATTTATCTGAGCATAGCCCTTTTTTCTCATCTTATCTAACCGAGGCCGGTGCGGAATTGGATTCGTCTTGCCATCGTAACTCAGCCTTCACTGACTTCTCTGATGCCTTGCTGAATGAATTAGTGGACATTGCAAAGAAAGCTTACGGATCGTACCATATTGCTGCCATTCTGTGCAAAAGAGACTACACACTCTGGGTACGAGCCGCTGAAATGGCCTTGGAAATTGCCCATCTTCATTCATCTGTATTGGTTTTGCAGGGCGTTTCTGAAAGCGCTCAAACATTTCACCAGTCCGAATCGGAACGCTGGTTAAGCGAAGCTAAGCGCGACTTTGAAACTGCCGACAACCTTCATCCTCCAGGCATCGATGTTCCCGCAAAGCTCGCTACTGTGCTGATAGAGCTTGGTTGTCTTTCGGAGGCGCTAACTCTGCTCACTGACTTGAAAAATCGGAAGTCAAAAGCGGACGCTTGCTCCGAGTTTGAGTCAAGTTATCAAGCGTGGCTACTTTACGCAAATCTCATGCTACAAATTGGACACGAATGTATTCAATGGGAGAAAGGAGTCCAAACAAACCGAAATTACATGTTTCGTCGATGGTTGCGGAAATTTGCATCAACTTTCAACTGGCGAGAAAGGCGTTTACAAGCACTTTGCAAAGCTCTCGAAGCTGCAGCAGGATCGACGAGTAGTGCACATTTACTAACGTGGCTTCAAAAACGAGCCGAAGATCTCCCATTCGCGACAACACACGATGACGAGAGCCCTACTAGCACTGAAATGGTGGAGATTGATGTGCAATCAATTATGAGAGGTAGAGAAAGAGGTATTGAAGAAGGCGATGATTCATATCACTTGACATCATCAAAAATAGAGCAAGATCTCCTTCTTCGTCGCAACGAAGCAGAACTGGCTGACTTTGACAAAACGACAAGGGATATGATTGTAGACAATGCGTCCATAGCGGTAAAGCGACGTGCATCCATTCGCAAGGAGCTTATATACCGCCACCAACAGCAGATTGCGGATTTGTCCACCCTTGACTTAGGAAGCAGATTGAGAGAGACGAGTGTAGCTGATGCGTTGAACGAACGTGGAGGAGTCGCATGTGGGTTCATGTCAAGCCACTCTATTGGCGCGTCTTGTACTACTGTTTGCCAAATTTCGTCTATATTGATGCGTCACATGATCTTTTTGCATTTATTTGAAGGAGCTGTGTTGGTGGGAGATACTGTTGCTCTCTACATGAAAGAGCGGGCGGCTAGACATGAGCGAAGAAGCGAATTCCTTAGAATTCGAACTGCTAAGAGACTTTCTATTAGCAACAGGGTAGTGCAAGACGAGGCGTACGACGAAATGCACGACATTGAAAGCGATGATGAAGATATACTGTTATCGGACGAGGACCATCTAACAAACGAAACCGGTATATTTCTTTCTTTGAAGAGTGGGGCTTTGCCGCCTGAATTGCTAGTTCTCAAGTCTTTGGCGTATGTCGGTATAGGTGGAAAGGACTATCTTGCTGCCAAGGGTCTTGAGTCGGTCAACGCACTGGTCCAGGAGCCAGATAGCTGGTTCACTAAAGACACGAGACGCGTGAAAAACTGCGGTACATGCTGGGAAAGCTTTAGACAGGATATGACGGAACCCCTTCGCAAGACAACCGCGCTGTCGCTCACGGCTAAAGTAGTTGGGGAAGTAGGGAAAATGCGTGAAATGGCCAATTTTTTGAGGCCCCTGTTTGATGAATATGAAACTGTCCTTTTTGCACAAGGCTTTGTGGATCAATTGATAGAAACGCTTCAATCAATGCCATGTTCCAAAAGCACATGCCATACGTTCGACGTTATTGTCGCCGCTTCACGCTTCCGCCTACAGATTGCAGCCAAAATAATATCATCAGGGCGTGATAAAAGCAAAAGTACAGCTCTGATAATATTGTCGTTGGAGAAGTCGTTGTCCatattgtcaaaaatgtggAGTATCGAAAGGGACAGATCAATTCCGGAACCATGTGTTACTTTACTGGCAGTTGTCGCCGAAGCTGCAAGGTTGGTCGCGAAGCTACAGATGGGCTCTGATATCACTCAAAGTTCGCTTGAAAATATATATACCCACATTTTAAGAGCTGTTTCGCATATCTGTGATCACGATGGCCTCGATCTTACACTGGACTGCAAGGATGATGTGCTGGAGTTATTGTCAGAGGCTCCGTTCGCTGTGTCTTGGATGTCAAGCTCGCATGAAGTTATTGCATTGCGATCGTATAACATGTGCGTCGCTAAGAACGTATCGTTCTTTTCTGGCTGGGAGAAGGGAGAATTTGCTGAGCAGCTTTTGCGCTACCGCGAGGTTCCAAACTTGTTTGGAGTTACAACAGCAGATTCTAGAACTTCTGGGTTTGTAGGATTATCTCTTGAGATCGAGCTTGAGCAGGTTTGGCACGTCATGCATAGTATTGTTCCTGAAACATCTGCTTTCGACTTCAGAAACCAGTTGATGGCAGTGCGCAAGACTCAGTGGTatgaagaaacaaaaggcgATATAGAGGCAGCAGAGATGCGCTTTTCTATTGCCTCTTTTGGGGAGGATTCGGGCCTGAGTCTCCTGTTGAGTTTCGCTAAGATTTGCTTGGAGCGAGCCAAGTTGTCGCGTTCAGAGCTCGAGAAGAACAAAAATGTGCTGAATGCTCTCAGTATTATTTTGCCTATTTCACAATTCTGCTTAAATACGAAAGTTTGGGAGTCTGCTATAGGAAGCGCTGCTGCTGGCGCTAACGGTGAACGTGTGGCATTAGAATTTAAGAGAATTCGCAAGTTTGGTATGGGAGGCACGGTGCGTCCCTCAGGTCGCGAATCGGCCAGTACAAAGAAACGTGCCTTGGAACCGCAAGGGAGTGAAACAAGATTCCGAGGCTGGTTCGAAGGGGAGAACAACAAATATCCCATGCGTAATTTTTTGAATATTCCTTGTAGTTCATTCAGAGACGCCTGGCATTCCTGTTCAGGCGATGAAACCGTTGTGTCAATCGAAACGAAAACAGCTATGCAAAGGTTGGCGAGATCAGTGGGACTTCTTCGAAATTGTTATACGGAGCAAGCGATAGAGCGAGCATCGTTGAGTATTGCGACTTTGCTTCTGGATCTTGCAGCGAAACCTGGTTGCCGCAATCCATTTATTTGCATGCAACAAGCTACTCTTTTTTCAAGCCAAGCTGCGAAGGGAGGGACAAGCGATCAGCCTTTCAAAGtttctcttccaaatcaACTCGCGGTCCAGCCTGCACAAGCATTAGCAATCCTTGGAAGGGCCGACTGCTTACAGGCAATACACTTCTGCGATGAAGCTGCTTATCTATGTTGGTTTGTCGTCAGTCTTTGCAGACAACGACGCGATCATCGACGAGATGATTTCGGGTGGACTCGTCAGTGGAAAATCATTGCCGTGTATGCGTACAATGTAAGTGTTGGGATTCGATTAACGTCAAATTTACTCAACAAAATAAGAGAGAAATCCTCAGAATCAGGGTTTACATGGAGTTCTGAGTCTGTGAAAGAGCTGCAACAAGCCAGGGCCGATGGAATTGCGTGGAGTGCTACGCTTTGTGGAGACGGCAGCGTCCAGAAAAATAAAAATactgaagaagacgaaggaGAAATAGACGTAGAATCATTTTCTCCAGCAATCAAAGTTGACCGATCTACTGGATTCACCGAAGTAGGCGATGTGCTTGCTGATGCACCGGTGCTCAACAATAGTAACCCTTCAGTTGGGCTTCAATGTTCGTCTTCAGAAGAATCTCCCATGAAGCCCGGACCCTTCCTCCCTGATGCTGCCGGTAACTATCTTGAATCCTCGCCAGGCAAGCTTCAGGGCTGATCTCTCAAACATCGTCGAACTTTGAAAAGTCTCCCCAGACATGCAGAAAAAGACTTTTTTCTCGAATTATGTGCAGATAGCGGTTCCAATAGAATCTACATTGATAAGAAGTTAATCTAACTGTTAATCCCTTTCATCACTTTTCCGAGATCTAAACTTCTGTTGGCTCCCACTCCTTCGTTGTAAAGTTATCATATATTACAGCAATCGAGAATCAACCCATCGTCTGTTGGACAACAATTACCACTAAGTCCACCATTGCGGCATGAATCATAGTTCAGGCAAGAGGAATACTTTATAAAACGATCATGCACAATAGTTGATGCTTCAGATTTTTTCTCAACCGCTGATAATGTAATCATAGACGGCGAAAATCCTTTACGATTTGCTATCCAGAACAGCAATTGGCTTTTGCTGAGTCCGGCGTCGAGTTCAGCGCTGAAGACTCCTTGCGCTTCCTCCCAGGCCGCCTGAGGGTCCATGATTGCGTGATCCCCAACAACAAAGCCCCTCCAAGCCATCTCAACTTCCCCAAGACCATTGAGTATGTTTGTGTACTCCTCAGTGACATATTTTCGACTGAATAGCTCTCCAGTAGCCGCCGTAAGTGGGATGAAATTGATCATGTGCACGTAGAGCTGTGACGTACCGAACCAAGTTGAGCATATGACGTCAAGCATTCCAAGGTTTCCGACCATGTAATTTTTAGCAAACGAATTACTATAGACACCGGTCACCTCTGTTTGATTTGTTGACTTTAAAGGTATCATCTGCCAGTATGTTTGTGCTCCACGTATTTCTGTAGCCAGAAGCAATCTGGCGAAGTCTGTCCCCTCCGACGTACTTTCATTTGGAGTTTCCGCTTCTTTATGCCGAACTAGCGACCAAAGATATGCTCCGTAGTAACCATTGACCGCCTCACTCGAACTCTCTTGCGactttccatttccaaacgGAAAGAGACCAGACGCAAAGGAGTGACCGTCAAACCATGACTTATGCCGCGCTAGAGGGAAGAAGGCCCCGTTGCCCGTCTGTGACGCCGAATTAGAATCATGTGCGATATCATAAAAGATACTGAACGGAACAAAAAGCGGATAAGGTTTGCGAAGAAAAGTTGTCCTAGTATTTGGATGTTTGGACTTACGCATCGACCTTGTCTCCGTATTTCAAAATGAACGAACGATCTAGTCTTCCCAACACTGCACACGCATACAATATGTAGCCGTAATGAAAATGGTGATCGTTGTATCTGCCGTTTCCGAAGTCCCTGTTTGAATCTCGAAGGCCGTCGACACTCACCATTCCGCCAAAATTTGTATCGTAGACTAGTGAGTCAGAAATGTTGCTCGTCAAAAACTGCTGTAGGCGACTTGTCAAAAGGGAAAGCGTCCCGTTGAAGATCAAATCTAGCCTTTTCTCTTGCGATTCAAAGAGCTTGCTATTGTTCATAACATTTGTATTTTCATCGACTTCAACGCCACCAGTCCGGAGCACGTCCGCAATGTGCGCGAGCTGTGACAGACGAGCGATTTGCTTGCCGAATCCGTAAATATTCTCGGTAAGAGTTGGTAAGGCCAGGTTCATATCTTTTTCGAGACTTTCAATGAGGGTGGATCGAATGTTGAGATCAAGGTACGCCTTGTTGCTATTCGATCCCGTGTCTCCATCGAAGCCCAGGGATGGCAGGTTTTCATCGTATACCCAAGACGATCCGAGAATAGGAGTCATAGTGCCTTTAATACACTTGTAAGCAAGATCAAACGTTTCATCAGGAAGTTGCACGCTTGAAAGAAGACTCTGCGCATGATGAGGCAGAGCTAGCATCAGTAACGAATCGGCTGCGCTTGCGCTGGTTGCGGGAGCAAAGGCTTTCACTCCAAAGTCAAATTGTATTGTACCAATGCAACCAggagaggaagaagacgacagAACGGATTTCACAGCTGACTCCGAAGCGgcgtttgttccttttgcTCCCGACAAGAAATTTAACGACTTGGTGGCAGCTGACAATGCAGAATTATGCGCCGACGTCCGAAACGACCAGCTCACTTCCCCCGAAATAGGGTATACTCCAGCATGATATATCAAACGCTGCAGACCAGTTGACTTTGTTACATCAATTACATTGTTGGATGGTTTGGAAACTGACGGAGGAATATAGGCGAGCCGGATAACACCTTTGAATGCGCTCGATGCTGTAATTGTGGTCTTTTGGATTTTATCGAATTGCAAAGTAACGGGCTCGGAAGCAAAGACAATCCAATTCATGCCCTCCTGTGTTTCCAGTATAAACTGAACTCCATGGAGCGACATTTGGCTCTCTTTTGAAGGATCCGTATTTTCAATGCTGTAACACACTCCATAACTTAAATAGCGATCTGTATCATTCCTTAACGCCTCGACTCGCGGACAAAACGTACTCTTGAAAATGGAAAGTGCCCGAATTTTTGGTGTCACATTATCATATCTGAGGGTAACATACGGACTACCTTGAACAAGATATGATTCCCAAGTACCTCCATTCATAGTAGAGTATTGCACTGTCACACTCAACGGATCAAAGGCCGTGATATGGCGCTGACTGGTAGATTCAACACTGGCGAAAGTAAGGTCAGGGAAAAAGTCATCGTGAATCTCCTTAGGTAATTCTCGTCGATGACTTGCTGGATAAGACACTTGTAACAGCTCCTTGGACCATTTATACGCGTACGGGTAGACAACAATTGGATACGACAAGCCGCGATCCGCGGTCGTAGGCAACACTAAATTCGTCCAAAATGCGCCGGTTGGAAAGGGAAAGATAAAAACTCGGGAGGGATCCTTTCCTTTGTATACGAGACTCGGATGAAAAAGGTCTTTGTCCAGAACTTTAGAGACTGGGTCGCCGTACTGTGCCCGATCCACCCAAGGAAACGGCATGCGAAAGCTCAACTCTTCCTTGGGTGTTCTTATCACTCTCCCCGACTGGccttttgaaaagaaaataaCCGAGCACAAGAAAGCCAACAATGTTAGGGAACCCACAGACAAAAGAAGATAACCCATAGGATGCTGACGGCGTAAATTGTTTATCGAGAAGAATCGCAAGCAGGATTTGGGCTCCATCCGTTCACTTCGACTCGAGTCGATGGGCCGTACGCCATTGACATTGGACATGACAATTTGCTGAAAGTCCTGCTTTGCAATTTTTGATCGATCATCGTCTTGCTCATTGTcggttggaagcaaagattCGCCTACCAACGAGTCTTGATCAGTTGGGACGGACACTGCGTTTTCCCGGCGGTTGACTTGCGATTGGTCGTCAATGCTGCCGTAGAAGTAGTGGTATTGAGGCCGTTGGTTTGCAGCGCCGCTTTTAGAGTCCGGTGTCTCCATGATGTTCTAATTCTTACGGGCCTGAAGTGACTTAAAGACAGGTATATTTCAAGCTCTTTTCTCACTCGGAACTTGTGAAAATCAACTAAGAGAAATATCGGTCTTTTAATTCGAAGGTGCTCTGTCGAACAAAATCTGGGAAAGGGGTACACAAATTGTAACttgctttcacagtcaatactcTTGCTGAGGTCTCGGTTTGCCTCGTGGTGTATTGACTCTGATTGCACGACAGCAAGATCGATGGGAGCGTTTCTTACGTTTGTGCCAAGTTAAGTGGGGAACGCAAAAACAGCTCTGTTTAGTGCGCACATTGACACATATTAATTTATTGAAACGAGAGGAGACGGTTCTGAAGACTcgaaactgacagtgatttaCTCAATTCCACTTAGGAAATCGAATCACAACACCGTTTTACATAAGCTCTCGATTGGGGAGAGACAATAGCTGGACATGCGAAATTTACTCGAAGACGTCCATCCTGTGAACAACGTAATTGTGTATCATAACTGTGTTTTTGCTGGATAACTGCAAGTTGGCGGCTTGATTCTTTGAAACTACTCGAGAGAGGTAGAGACACAATAAGGAGAGACAACGATTCAGCACCAGCAGCAGAGAGTGAACGTGGCAACATCTTAGAAAAATATGAACGTAACAGCAATCCTTAAaacaaggacaagaaaacTTCAGTGCTTCAACAGTAAACACAAGAAGATGGTTACAAAATTTGTTGCTTTTGCAACTCGTCTCTtggcaacaaaatcaatcCGGGTGCGTCATGGATGCACACTATCAGGTCGCAAAGAAATACGTTTGGCGCGATTTTTTCCGTGAGCTTTGCCTCACCCCGTTCTCACTTTTTGCGCGCTGCCAACAGGCTTCTGCTACTCCTTGTTCTTGGGGGACTGTGAGTCTTTTACACCGCTTCTTCGGATTACAAGGCGAGGAGACACACGATGACACAGCCAACAATGTTCTTGCTAGAGTGGTCAACAAAACTCCGAAACCAATTTCTCCTGCATATGAATTGCAACTGCAACAAGCTAGACAAGCGTTTGTACAGGAGCATTATTTAATCATGACGGGTCGAATCCACATAGCCACTGCAGCACCATCTGCTGGATCACAAAATTTTAGATTTTGTTTACGTGAGTCCCTACAGGCTTTTCAACACATTCCTGTCCACTCGAATGAGGGCATCAACTATATGACTCTTCCTCAATAGGATGATCTAATGTAAAGGCTGATGAAACCTTTCTTGTGGTTATGGAGTCCCAATCTCTACAGTTAGAAAATGTTTTGTATTGGCGGAGGCAAAGATGTATCCCAGTATTGTTGTTTGTGCACAAAGAACTTTTCCACGTTTCGCAATAGCCCGTGCGCTAAATGAAAGCTTATTGCTGAAGTTGTACTACCTTAATTTTAGTGACAGCTTTTATGCAAGAACATGGCTCATATTAGGGCTGCTAAGGTCTAAACTGTTTCCTGATATTTCAGTATGACAAACATAGAAATGGAAATCTGTTGGTTATTTTGCCGTAAGATTTTAAAAACAATGCTATGAAACCATACTTGTTTTTTCTACTGTTAGAATGGGCAGAATGagttaatctcaccgtagtcAATACCATACATTGCATGCAGGACGTGATGGTATGTAAAGCAAGCAAGATTAAAATACAGTTGCTGTGACACATTGCCTATGGCACACCACTTGATCCACTGCCACTGCATTTGTTCAGTCCTCTCACATTATTGTTTGTAGCTCAGAATCTCAAAGTCCAGATCTGAATG from Phaeodactylum tricornutum CCAP 1055/1 chromosome 12, whole genome shotgun sequence encodes the following:
- a CDS encoding flavodoxin; this translates as MNKISALLAASALGTSASFAPITSFRTSDPRSVSLDMAAVGIFFGTSTGSTEACARQIYKAFGSELAAEPVDVENVDNLVKAFGSHDSLVVGTPTWNTGADTERSGTGWDVLYYNQLAFMKSTLEGKKIAVFGLGDQITYSENYADATGELFDVFDSLGCQMLGLWSREGYAIKASKSIRDGKFCGLLLDEVNQEELTAERIERWVAQLKDEGILGSKKASSLPTISPEITPHPPSTMPPIFNYDADALKGSSMNEEQTETERLIEYRELERNSFEEKERVRSSDDFTPHFNPFTGRTMWTSADGRTSYVTVKDPTSTQSKLSS
- a CDS encoding predicted protein — protein: MSDSEKETEPSSDVASASSLPPLLLDEGGDYAVGEPVGSSLYMYRDFSTVNEDDEDAPDIPPPTPSTRGNMETSIRVQKFPVKLYAILAQREFNDIIAWMPHGRAWKVLKPSMFESMVMPLFFEYSNYHSFNRLVNAWSFRRVSSGSDRGAYYHEVHGI
- a CDS encoding predicted protein, which produces MKKGNEPDFYVLDKVKPLPALEDAPVPAVAATNMTMQAQAHTQMHQPRQASSYHTQSQSGPQHINIVTPPHPSTDLMQKSCIGRARLSSSYDTQPYSTPEYAMPQVDEYDMYPQMDHCHSFNHISMQVVPPPQSGGMVGFAGPQMQQNTSIRGIHGLSMRQPQSYRPAPPTMESVHSEQRHVSDFSPHTMQQPTVQPQHHTNDPQPLQRHALITHQHSDDYYNYQQQMKHMQRLQAQQQSIYHERGPPINGMRSSSPAQTMNIPQGDYIGVHRPQAQRPQC
- a CDS encoding predicted protein — its product is MSGAEPRRRVFLLFSVQQCSDREMPPTCKKSKTSSSIETEVWRDGVDNASRSRLRQELNLLHSEMEIAQYGRTVNGQFRKKMPRKQSIVRTKKRKDLEKREAKQQEILDVVDTSHKRLRGSKAAQDYKVIEGSIVFGTKTQVETQEEDGLSEVSKDAGDGEREHNFAEPNEGGECPDTYEKSDIEHPEEEVDSTHLAKVSPQKTSGSSEPRKRSLHRLKNFKSQRMAHKHGDALGAHARGQSKLAIEKLKQVAREAPSAPQVYSSLGMVYEDILKDSRRRHETVDRCLDDDNLSEHSPFFSSYLTEAGAELDSSCHRNSAFTDFSDALLNELVDIAKKAYGSYHIAAILCKRDYTLWVRAAEMALEIAHLHSSVLVLQGVSESAQTFHQSESERWLSEAKRDFETADNLHPPGIDVPAKLATVLIELGCLSEALTLLTDLKNRKSKADACSEFESSYQAWLLYANLMLQIGHECIQWEKGVQTNRNYMFRRWLRKFASTFNWRERRLQALCKALEAAAGSTSSAHLLTWLQKRAEDLPFATTHDDESPTSTEMVEIDVQSIMRGRERGIEEGDDSYHLTSSKIEQDLLLRRNEAELADFDKTTRDMIVDNASIAVKRRASIRKELIYRHQQQIADLSTLDLGSRLRETSVADALNERGGVACGFMSSHSIGASCTTVCQISSILMRHMIFLHLFEGAVLVGDTVALYMKERAARHERRSEFLRIRTAKRLSISNRVVQDEAYDEMHDIESDDEDILLSDEDHLTNETGIFLSLKSGALPPELLVLKSLAYVGIGGKDYLAAKGLESVNALVQEPDSWFTKDTRRVKNCGTCWESFRQDMTEPLRKTTALSLTAKVVGEVGKMREMANFLRPLFDEYETVLFAQGFVDQLIETLQSMPCSKSTCHTFDVIVAASRFRLQIAAKIISSGRDKSKSTALIILSLEKSLSILSKMWSIERDRSIPEPCVTLLAVVAEAARLVAKLQMGSDITQSSLENIYTHILRAVSHICDHDGLDLTLDCKDDVLELLSEAPFAVSWMSSSHEVIALRSYNMCVAKNVSFFSGWEKGEFAEQLLRYREVPNLFGVTTADSRTSGFVGLSLEIELEQVWHVMHSIVPETSAFDFRNQLMAVRKTQWYEETKGDIEAAEMRFSIASFGEDSGLSLLLSFAKICLERAKLSRSELEKNKNVLNALSIILPISQFCLNTKVWESAIGSAAAGANGERVALEFKRIRKFGMGGTVRPSGRESASTKKRALEPQGSETRFRGWFEGENNKYPMRNFLNIPCSSFRDAWHSCSGDETVVSIETKTAMQRLARSVGLLRNCYTEQAIERASLSIATLLLDLAAKPGCRNPFICMQQATLFSSQAAKGGTSDQPFKVSLPNQLAVQPAQALAILGRADCLQAIHFCDEAAYLCWFVVSLCRQRRDHRRDDFGWTRQWKIIAVYAYNKSSESGFTWSSESVKELQQARADGIAWSATLCGDGSVQKNKNTEEDEGEIDVESFSPAIKVDRSTGFTEVGDVLADAPVLNNSNPSVGLQCSSSEESPMKPGPFLPDAAGNYLESSPGKLQG